The sequence ATATAATCCATTCCTTCCGCATTGGCCAAATGGTTCAGCACGACTCGAGAGTGATCGTACGGTAGTGGAGCTCCTGATCGGTTTAACGGAGCACACTGATTCTGCAATGCAGCGTCTCGTGCGTTAGGTTCCGCTTCGTATCGACATAGAGCTTCCCATTCCCGCTGTAGTCGTCCTTTGTTCCGCAGATGGTCCTCCATGTACGACAGAACCATATGACCGGTAGAGATGTCCATATTCGTTAGCGCAGGTTCCTCACTCCTGCAATCATTCAAATTAGTATAATGAAAAGTTAGTCCATTCGTACAACTTACCAAGACGATGTACTGGACCTGGACGATGGAGGCCGCTCGGCTTCCTTCGCTAGTGTTGTTATCCGCCCTCCTGGTGAGTCATTGCTACCCGTCTTGCCCGCCATTCGTGCCCGACACAAATCCTGGTAGTCTTTGCTGCAACTGTCCGCCCCGGAAAGCCCCGCCTGTAGTCCGCCTAGTTTGTCCTTCTTTTTGTCATGCTTCTTGATGAGAAATAAAGTGATCACGATCACAATAATTGCTGCGGCACCAGCTCCTGGAACGGAAACGGTCCACACTTTACCATTTGTATCATCACCGATAGAGTGCGGTTACTCACCTGCAAACATGAAAGCCATGACATGCGTTACATCGGGACCCTCTTCGACGTGCCGCTCCGACGAAACTCCGTCGCCATTGTCCTTGGTTTTGTCTCCAACACCTGCCTGCGTCACCAAGACTCCGTAACGCCGGAAGAGATTGTTTTTAACACGGCTATCGTTGTTGATCTGGTTGGCAATTTCTGCTGCGGTTTTCTTCTCCGGATTAGATTCAACGCGGAAGGAAACCTCATGACGGTCAACTCTGAATGAGACGTGGAGAAGAATATTACAGTTTGGAAACGTGTTAATGTGTGAGATATTAGCGACAATATTTACCTTGGATGCGTAAAATACCCTTGCAAATGAAGCACCTCTGCCAATGCCGTTACAATCCGCGCACCATCCTTCCAGTTATCGATCCTAGGAAACAGATATTTTAAGCTTCTGAAAATTAACCTTCTATACTACACTTACGGATTCTTAAGGTTCACATGGGCGTACTCCCTATCAACCGAATGCGGTGCATGATCATCTTCCGTATGCAGGTGTAGTTCCTTCTTGGATTTGGGCATCTTGGTATCATCATCATCCGCCGTATCATTGGGAAGTGCTTCTTTCGGCAATTCGTTGGCTGGTTGTGATGACGGTGGAGGTGCCGCTGGTGGACCTGGCTTCTTCACATCCAATCGTTCGTGGCGAGTGAATCCGAGAATGTTATCCAGTAAGGTCCGTGCCTCGGTTTTGCCCTTGGAACTACCTGGTTTGGGAACGTACACGAAGCCACCTTCAGTGTAGAGACCAGCTTCCGACGGAGCGAACTGAGCGTCCTCGCGGAAAGTACTCGGGATCTCGTTCAGCTCATTTAGATGGTGATGAGGCTTCTTGTAGAATTTATCCAACTTGGAAGCGTCCTTTTCATGCACTACGCTGTTAACGTTTTCCGGAGCAAAGTTGGAGATCTTGGGGATGTGATGCTTGTTGGCGTACTCACGAAACGACGAGGTCTTCTGATTGATGAAGGTGTAGTCCGGAACATCGATGGGAGTTAATTTCTCGACTAGCTTTTTCAGCGCCTTTTCCTCATCGACATCGGCTGGTTTTTGTTCCTTGAAGATAGAGTGATCACGCTTCTCATTGTAAGACATCCCCGGTTTTATCCGCAATGGATACTGCTCGATTTCGTTGGGAGATGGATCGTCAAGGTAATCTGTAACGTCTGGGCTGGGATATAACTGCGGACCAGGGTATCTGAACTCGAACTGTTCAACGAGACGTCTGAGTGCGGCACGATTCTTATTGTCACGGAGCCGGTTTCTCCCGCGCTCAGACTGCCGGTCCATAATTGGGAGTGGGAGGGATACCATGTCTTCAACGATCGGAACTTGGTGATTTTTCGGGTACAAAGGAAGTATAGGTTCCGACAGAACGTCGAGTTCAGGGGAGGATTTCTTGCTAGGTTTTCTAGCGGAGACGAAGAAGCGTTTCTCGCTGATCGGAGACCGCGAATTGGGACCTTGGGATTTCTTTAGTGGAGGGTAGTACACCTCATCGGCGTACTCATCATTGGGAGGAGTAAACCGCACGAAAGCCAGAGGACTTTGTGGATCAAGAACTTCCGGGTCGGGAGCGAGATTTGCGCAGAGACTTCGAGGGATTTCCGAGTTGGTTCGCATCGCAAATAGAGCTCCCTGCATTCGACATTGGGTAAAGGGATGTTCCCATCCCAGTCTAGCTCCTTGCAAATCCTCCAACATTACTGCCAAAAACCTAGATTGTTCCTCATCCAAAGGTTCTCGAAAGAGCTCCTCCGGTTCCAGTCCGTATTGTGGAAGACATTTTCCGAATGCGAAATCTAGAAGCATGAATAACAAATTATAAGTTAATAAGTTATCATCACATTAACATCTAATTGAGACCAGGCTGGTTTCGAAATCAAATTAAAACGATCACTGTCTGCAGGAAAATGAACAATTATGAAGTTTTCCGCTCATCCCTTCCCTcataaaaaatcataaacatCCCAACCGGAACACGTTTAGTGTCCCACGCAGCGGAAAATGGAAAAATGTAATTTCCTGCGCAGTCAGTCACGGTCACTGCCGACGCCGACCGGCATTGCAACAATGCTATGGAAATGCAAATTCCGCACGCGTGCAACAAATGAAATAAAGTTCCCTGAAAAACGGCGTTATGGGGGATGGGTTTCATCCTTGTCGAATGGGAAATACGTACCGTCGTAGCACCACTCTAGATGTTCGAGGCAGAGCGTCTCGGCGAAGAGGCAACCTGTGGAATGCAAGGCAGAATGAGATGTCATTAGGGGAGCATGATGCAGCCACAGGAAtggaaatcaattttatgcaggCACTTGCTAACAACCCGGATCGATTTCACGCTCTGTTAGTACCTAGTTATTATTAATTTACCCGAGGTGGAATGTTTCGTGATGGAGGTGAGGTGTTGTAATAAAGGACAATTTGATTATTGGCGTTAcagcatttgaaaaaaaatatgt comes from Armigeres subalbatus isolate Guangzhou_Male chromosome 2, GZ_Asu_2, whole genome shotgun sequence and encodes:
- the LOC134212768 gene encoding receptor-type tyrosine-protein phosphatase-like N isoform X2 gives rise to the protein MSNIDISTTAAAAWTNTYQKLVQRLLTVGVLTLAILGSSTDKLGVSAEGNIGCLFAETLCLEHLEWCYDDFAFGKCLPQYGLEPEELFREPLDEEQSRFLAVMLEDLQGARLGWEHPFTQCRMQGALFAMRTNSEIPRSLCANLAPDPEVLDPQSPLAFVRFTPPNDEYADEVYYPPLKKSQGPNSRSPISEKRFFVSARKPSKKSSPELDVLSEPILPLYPKNHQVPIVEDMVSLPLPIMDRQSERGRNRLRDNKNRAALRRLVEQFEFRYPGPQLYPSPDVTDYLDDPSPNEIEQYPLRIKPGMSYNEKRDHSIFKEQKPADVDEEKALKKLVEKLTPIDVPDYTFINQKTSSFREYANKHHIPKISNFAPENVNSVVHEKDASKLDKFYKKPHHHLNELNEIPSTFREDAQFAPSEAGLYTEGGFVYVPKPGSSKGKTEARTLLDNILGFTRHERLDVKKPGPPAAPPPSSQPANELPKEALPNDTADDDDTKMPKSKKELHLHTEDDHAPHSVDREYAHVNLKNPIDNWKDGARIVTALAEVLHLQGYFTHPRVDRHEVSFRVESNPEKKTAAEIANQINNDSRVKNNLFRRYGVLVTQAGVGDKTKDNGDGVSSERHVEEGPDVTHVMAFMFAAGAAAIIVIVITLFLIKKHDKKKDKLGGLQAGLSGADSCSKDYQDLCRARMAGKTGSNDSPGGRITTLAKEAERPPSSRSSTSSWSEEPALTNMDISTGHMVLSYMEDHLRNKGRLQREWEALCRYEAEPNARDAALQNQCAPLNRSGAPLPYDHSRVVLNHLANAEGMDYINASTITDHDPRAPAYVAAQGPMQSTLAHFWQMVWEQGAVVLVALCRLQENGEAACARYWPEEGAEVYHIYEVHLVSEHIWCDDYLVRSFYLKNLRTGETRTVTQFHFLSWPQGGVPMSAKALLDFRRKVNKSYRGRSCPIVVHSSNGSGRTGAYILLDLVLGRMNKGAREIDIAATLEHLRDQRAGLVATRQQFEFVLMAVAEEVHAILKALPQNSNASGEKRSSDPTTTTAATEGKDSTAHGKEQEDNDAKKKDGKTEK
- the LOC134212768 gene encoding receptor-type tyrosine-protein phosphatase-like N isoform X1, yielding MSNIDISTTAAAAWTNTYQKLVQRLLTVGVLTLAILGSSTDKLGVSAEGNIGCLFAETLCLEHLEWCYDDFAFGKCLPQYGLEPEELFREPLDEEQSRFLAVMLEDLQGARLGWEHPFTQCRMQGALFAMRTNSEIPRSLCANLAPDPEVLDPQSPLAFVRFTPPNDEYADEVYYPPLKKSQGPNSRSPISEKRFFVSARKPSKKSSPELDVLSEPILPLYPKNHQVPIVEDMVSLPLPIMDRQSERGRNRLRDNKNRAALRRLVEQFEFRYPGPQLYPSPDVTDYLDDPSPNEIEQYPLRIKPGMSYNEKRDHSIFKEQKPADVDEEKALKKLVEKLTPIDVPDYTFINQKTSSFREYANKHHIPKISNFAPENVNSVVHEKDASKLDKFYKKPHHHLNELNEIPSTFREDAQFAPSEAGLYTEGGFVYVPKPGSSKGKTEARTLLDNILGFTRHERLDVKKPGPPAAPPPSSQPANELPKEALPNDTADDDDTKMPKSKKELHLHTEDDHAPHSVDREYAHVNLKNPIDNWKDGARIVTALAEVLHLQGYFTHPRVDRHEVSFRVESNPEKKTAAEIANQINNDSRVKNNLFRRYGVLVTQAGVGDKTKDNGDGVSSERHVEEGPDVTHVMAFMFAGAGAAAIIVIVITLFLIKKHDKKKDKLGGLQAGLSGADSCSKDYQDLCRARMAGKTGSNDSPGGRITTLAKEAERPPSSRSSTSSWSEEPALTNMDISTGHMVLSYMEDHLRNKGRLQREWEALCRYEAEPNARDAALQNQCAPLNRSGAPLPYDHSRVVLNHLANAEGMDYINASTITDHDPRAPAYVAAQGPMQSTLAHFWQMVWEQGAVVLVALCRLQENGEAACARYWPEEGAEVYHIYEVHLVSEHIWCDDYLVRSFYLKNLRTGETRTVTQFHFLSWPQGGVPMSAKALLDFRRKVNKSYRGRSCPIVVHSSNGSGRTGAYILLDLVLGRMNKGAREIDIAATLEHLRDQRAGLVATRQQFEFVLMAVAEEVHAILKALPQNSNASGEKRSSDPTTTTAATEGKDSTAHGKEQEDNDAKKKDGKTEK